From a single Oceanobacillus kimchii X50 genomic region:
- a CDS encoding ABC transporter ATP-binding protein — translation MRNVFSFIKPYKVPSIVAFLLMLVELAVELLLPLFLGFMINQGIENQDLGNIGFWGGIMIGLALLSLVSGIINSFISSHVSFAYGYDIRQKLFEKIQDFSFANLNQYPTSALVTRFTNDIRQIQNTIFMALRIMAKAPLTVIGGVIMAFIVNAQLAAIFLVTVPLLVIFLLFVLKITSKLFTKVQGNVDNVNRVMQENLAGMRLIKAFSRRGFEEDRFGIANTELADATKKTFRIIESTGPILLLVMNVSLIFIIWFGNAQTIAGQANVGEVVTMVNYALRVSMAISMFSFIIMAISRTKASANRIEEVLTLRNEQEQQASSDDKEVVKYGKVTYDHVSFTYPNAKQPSLKDISFNVNPGESMAIIGATGSGKTSLFQLMPRLYDPTKGTIYVDDLPLDDYSFANLRDSIGYVPQSPLLFTGTIFDNIAWGKREATMDDVIQAAKDAQIHDTIMQLEGKYETRVGQKGVNLSGGQKQRISIARALIRKPKILMLDDSTSALDLATEARFLQALESYHCTVFIITQKVSTAKKSDRILLLDYGSVLDIGTHAQLLHKSELYQSIAESQFEKEAHHAK, via the coding sequence TTGAGAAATGTTTTTTCATTTATAAAACCTTATAAAGTTCCTTCTATTGTAGCATTTCTACTAATGTTGGTTGAGTTAGCTGTAGAATTGCTGCTTCCTTTATTTTTAGGGTTCATGATTAACCAAGGCATTGAGAACCAAGATTTAGGCAATATTGGTTTTTGGGGCGGTATCATGATTGGATTGGCTTTACTTTCACTTGTTTCTGGAATCATTAATTCCTTTATTTCCTCCCATGTCAGTTTTGCATATGGATATGATATTCGTCAAAAACTGTTTGAAAAGATTCAAGATTTCTCTTTCGCCAATTTAAATCAATATCCGACATCTGCCTTAGTAACCAGATTCACTAATGACATCCGCCAAATTCAAAATACGATTTTTATGGCATTACGTATTATGGCGAAAGCTCCACTTACTGTAATTGGTGGAGTTATCATGGCTTTTATTGTAAATGCACAATTAGCAGCGATATTCTTAGTAACCGTTCCCCTGCTTGTTATCTTCTTATTATTTGTTTTGAAGATTACGAGTAAGTTATTTACGAAAGTCCAAGGGAATGTAGATAACGTAAATAGAGTCATGCAGGAAAACCTTGCTGGAATGCGATTAATTAAAGCATTTTCACGCAGAGGCTTTGAAGAGGATAGATTTGGAATTGCGAATACTGAGCTAGCTGATGCAACCAAGAAAACATTTCGTATTATTGAATCCACAGGTCCTATACTTCTACTTGTAATGAATGTGAGCTTAATTTTCATTATATGGTTTGGGAATGCACAAACTATTGCGGGTCAAGCTAATGTCGGTGAAGTAGTGACGATGGTAAATTATGCACTAAGAGTATCAATGGCAATTTCTATGTTCTCTTTCATTATAATGGCGATTTCACGAACGAAAGCATCTGCAAATCGTATCGAAGAAGTGTTAACATTGCGTAATGAACAAGAACAACAAGCTTCATCAGATGATAAAGAAGTGGTCAAATACGGAAAAGTAACATATGACCATGTTTCATTTACATATCCTAATGCAAAACAACCCTCGTTAAAAGATATTTCTTTCAACGTTAATCCTGGAGAAAGTATGGCTATTATCGGAGCAACTGGTTCTGGAAAAACGTCATTATTTCAATTAATGCCGAGGTTATATGACCCGACAAAAGGAACCATTTATGTTGATGATCTACCATTAGATGATTATTCTTTTGCAAATTTACGTGACAGCATTGGTTATGTGCCTCAGAGCCCATTATTATTTACAGGAACAATATTTGATAACATCGCTTGGGGAAAACGGGAAGCAACGATGGATGATGTAATTCAAGCTGCTAAAGACGCTCAAATTCATGACACCATTATGCAATTAGAAGGAAAATATGAAACACGTGTCGGTCAAAAAGGGGTAAATCTTTCGGGTGGTCAGAAACAACGTATCTCGATCGCACGAGCTTTAATTCGCAAACCTAAAATTCTAATGTTAGATGACAGTACAAGTGCTCTGGACTTAGCAACCGAAGCTCGATTTTTACAAGCATTGGAGAGTTATCATTGTACTGTGTTTATCATAACCCAAAAAGTATCGACGGCAAAAAAGTCTGATCGAATCTTATTACTCGATTACGGTTCAGTATTAGATATTGGTACTCATGCACAGTTGCTTCATAAATCAGAGCTATACCAATCCATTGCTGAATCACAATTTGAAAAGGAGGCTCATCATGCGAAATAG
- a CDS encoding YrhK family protein has translation MQIPRIKNYKEGNKQDFSIYSQSLEVYFQEKYNFLQLIGDVLVGIFFVTGSILNFFAITDFYGNVAYLLGSLSLTIRPLLKILRKTWIYRRK, from the coding sequence ATGCAAATACCAAGAATAAAAAATTATAAAGAAGGAAATAAACAAGACTTTAGCATATATAGCCAATCACTAGAAGTTTACTTTCAAGAAAAATATAATTTCTTACAATTAATAGGAGATGTATTAGTAGGAATATTTTTCGTTACAGGTAGCATATTAAACTTTTTCGCTATTACAGACTTCTATGGAAATGTTGCATACTTATTAGGAAGTCTATCTCTAACCATTCGACCTTTACTGAAAATACTAAGAAAAACTTGGATTTACAGAAGGAAGTGA
- a CDS encoding YjzC family protein: protein MANNQTYKTGEKAPESGTFKVKSLVNGGSTNQDNTEIRVEEGEQFPPSPSSNEAANWVKVS, encoded by the coding sequence ATGGCTAACAATCAAACTTACAAAACAGGAGAAAAAGCACCGGAGAGCGGAACATTTAAAGTTAAAAGTTTAGTGAACGGCGGATCAACTAATCAAGATAATACTGAAATTAGAGTTGAAGAAGGCGAGCAATTTCCTCCTTCTCCATCTAGTAATGAAGCTGCCAATTGGGTAAAAGTATCATAA
- a CDS encoding GNAT family N-acetyltransferase: protein MALRLEKITKDFNDINKLKRLFIKAFPKNERLPLWFLLMKADKDFVDFIGFYDEDDFIGFTYLITNKDLTFVLYLAIDSSQRSKGYGGAVLSKIKELYPNNRLILNIEAIISNSQNYEQRVKRKNFYIKNGYVNSGIMLKENKDYFEIMINQNELIEKEYSELIQRYSGIFFMFVKPKFIPYINDEN from the coding sequence ATGGCATTAAGATTAGAAAAAATAACAAAAGATTTCAATGATATCAATAAACTTAAGAGATTATTTATAAAAGCATTTCCGAAGAATGAGAGGTTGCCACTTTGGTTTCTTTTAATGAAAGCTGACAAAGATTTTGTTGATTTTATAGGTTTTTATGATGAAGATGACTTTATTGGGTTTACTTATTTAATAACTAATAAGGATTTGACATTTGTTTTGTATTTGGCAATTGATAGTAGTCAAAGATCAAAAGGGTATGGGGGAGCAGTACTTTCGAAGATTAAAGAACTGTATCCAAATAATCGTCTAATTCTCAATATAGAGGCTATCATTTCTAATTCTCAAAACTATGAACAAAGAGTAAAAAGAAAGAACTTTTATATAAAAAATGGGTACGTCAATTCTGGAATCATGTTAAAAGAAAACAAAGATTATTTTGAAATTATGATTAATCAAAATGAATTAATCGAGAAAGAGTACTCTGAATTAATTCAAAGATATTCGGGTATATTCTTTATGTTTGTTAAGCCTAAGTTTATACCATATATAAATGATGAAAATTAA